One Desulfovibrio sp. genomic window carries:
- a CDS encoding M23 family metallopeptidase yields the protein MPDSSKFEIFRDEGNLYTRIAPRTRLIWASTVLLALVLAGNIWWLSATLMKPYYEEELEDFVKSTTLRAQALERVAAKTKEAEDGVERLRAGDSSLREMIKLDKGARHVAQGVGDGGEQRLDQIALLNRMEIQAAYIRALNRPVKMKVVDSEPILNILARNPSPMGTAPDAWPAQGIISSEFGVRLSPFAGQEEFHKGVDIMTPAGSPVRAPAPGMVSFAGEDAEGTQAVVLEHGGGYVTTFSHMQRLEVKAGERVERGQDIGSVGQEGRSTGPHLHYEVHLHGIPVDPKKYLP from the coding sequence ATGCCCGATTCATCAAAGTTTGAGATCTTCCGCGACGAAGGCAACCTCTATACCCGCATCGCCCCCAGAACACGCCTTATTTGGGCCTCCACGGTTCTTTTGGCCCTGGTGCTGGCAGGCAACATCTGGTGGCTCTCCGCAACCCTGATGAAGCCATATTACGAAGAGGAACTGGAGGATTTCGTCAAATCCACAACCCTTCGCGCCCAGGCCCTGGAACGCGTCGCGGCCAAGACCAAGGAGGCCGAAGACGGGGTGGAGCGGCTTCGCGCGGGCGACTCAAGCCTGCGGGAAATGATCAAGCTGGACAAAGGAGCCAGACACGTGGCTCAGGGCGTTGGCGACGGCGGCGAACAGCGCCTCGACCAGATAGCCTTGCTCAACCGAATGGAGATCCAGGCGGCCTATATCCGCGCCTTGAATCGTCCGGTGAAAATGAAGGTCGTCGATTCGGAGCCCATCTTAAATATTCTCGCAAGAAACCCCTCCCCCATGGGCACCGCGCCGGATGCCTGGCCCGCGCAAGGAATCATCTCCTCCGAATTCGGAGTCCGGCTCTCGCCCTTCGCCGGTCAGGAAGAGTTCCACAAAGGCGTGGACATCATGACTCCGGCGGGATCGCCCGTGCGGGCCCCGGCCCCGGGGATGGTCTCCTTTGCGGGCGAGGACGCCGAGGGGACCCAGGCCGTCGTGCTGGAGCATGGCGGAGGCTACGTGACCACGTTTTCCCATATGCAGCGCCTTGAAGTGAAAGCCGGCGAACGTGTTGAACGTGGCCAGGACATTGGCTCCGTGGGGCAGGAAGGACGCTCCACCGGCCCGCATCTGCACTATGAGGTTCACCTGCACGGCATCCCGGTCGATCCGAAAAAATATCTCCCCTAG
- a CDS encoding tRNA 2-thiocytidine biosynthesis protein TtcA has protein sequence MSFKRVKKEKSTYAQKMCVGQAGKLMRQLSMLEPGSRVGVAVSGGVDSFVLLNVLRLRQRIVPFKFDVLALHVNPGFDNASHAPLIDWCASHGVALHAESTDHGPRAHSPENRKASACFFCAMLRRTRLFQLCEHYKLTHLAMGHNADDLVVTFFMNLFQTGKVQGLSASEPFFQGKLRMIRPLLTVEKDHIKRAARQWDLPIWANPCPSAGNTRRADFEIWLKDMFAKDKRFRANSFGALTRWQLDTAQPPT, from the coding sequence ATGTCCTTCAAACGCGTCAAGAAAGAAAAATCCACCTATGCCCAGAAGATGTGCGTGGGCCAGGCCGGCAAGCTCATGCGCCAGCTCTCCATGCTCGAGCCCGGTTCCAGGGTGGGCGTGGCCGTATCCGGAGGCGTGGACAGCTTCGTTTTGTTGAACGTCTTGCGCCTGCGCCAGCGCATCGTGCCCTTCAAGTTCGATGTTCTGGCCCTGCATGTGAATCCCGGTTTCGACAATGCTTCCCATGCCCCTCTCATAGACTGGTGCGCTTCACACGGAGTTGCCCTGCACGCCGAAAGCACGGACCACGGACCACGGGCGCACTCCCCTGAAAACCGCAAGGCATCGGCCTGCTTCTTCTGCGCCATGCTCAGGCGCACCCGGCTTTTCCAGCTGTGCGAGCACTACAAGCTCACGCACCTGGCCATGGGACACAATGCCGACGATCTGGTGGTCACCTTTTTCATGAACCTTTTCCAGACCGGCAAGGTCCAAGGGCTCTCCGCCTCAGAGCCGTTCTTCCAGGGCAAGCTTCGGATGATACGTCCCCTGCTCACCGTGGAGAAGGACCACATCAAGCGGGCCGCCCGCCAGTGGGACCTGCCCATCTGGGCCAACCCCTGCCCTTCGGCCGGGAACACCCGCCGCGCCGACTTCGAAATATGGCTGAAGGACATGTTCGCCAAGGATAAGCGGTTCAGGGCCAACTCCTTCGGCGCGCTCACCCGCTGGCAGCTTGACACGGCCCAGCCCCCGACCTAG
- a CDS encoding acyl-CoA thioesterase translates to MDEPVTLGKPASLSRTELSVAMLPQDANPYGSIHGGVILKHIDAAAAMAAMRHCRGNAVTVAIDQVCFLAPSRVGELVTFRAQVNHVGRTSMEIGVRVESENLFSGDIRHTASAYLTFVALDTSGAPTPAPALILETDDDRRRNAEAEARRKLRTGVCS, encoded by the coding sequence ATGGACGAGCCCGTGACACTTGGCAAGCCCGCTTCATTAAGCCGGACCGAACTCTCCGTGGCCATGCTTCCCCAGGACGCCAATCCCTACGGATCCATCCACGGCGGCGTGATCTTGAAACACATCGACGCCGCCGCTGCCATGGCCGCCATGCGCCACTGCCGGGGCAACGCGGTCACCGTGGCCATCGATCAGGTGTGTTTCCTGGCTCCCTCCCGGGTGGGAGAGCTGGTGACGTTTCGGGCCCAGGTGAACCATGTGGGGCGCACCTCCATGGAGATCGGTGTCCGGGTGGAGTCCGAGAACCTCTTTTCCGGCGATATCCGCCACACCGCCTCGGCCTATCTCACCTTTGTGGCTCTGGACACCAGCGGCGCACCCACACCGGCCCCGGCCCTCATCCTCGAAACCGACGATGACCGCCGCCGCAACGCCGAGGCCGAAGCCCGGCGCAAATTAAGAACCGGCGTCTGTTCGTAA
- a CDS encoding MBL fold metallo-hydrolase: MEPVNSGAPCALSRHGGSWNASLAVDLADRPGALSDLASLAGRFGVNIERLLYDRGTHPNRVELELSCESAVLAAKVLDSLATRGLLDPLPGKSGEPELITDVAGVLSFKVALENRPGALAALAGHFKTLEANVIHMSYDISKDREMAEVSVATSGARQVSSLLGELTRAGYHYHVLWRGGDDSDVDEALGLSGVEAFLFKLRHVLPSERMNTLEELFSTSQAIRQALADFRSASGVSGEALAASEVFSNILRLAAMAVGTTGERFTLRLTGPVRVTLGVSLYMIACPEGANSYLLCHKDGLAMLDTNFGVYFEDVMAWLASHGFDPARIDTVLATHPDADHAGWTGRLQTRYGARVLMHPESARVFAEEDRTLGRGPLKEINGPFTRLVVRLSDLVPPQRVDAFEPAGGNYGGFPVIGKVRVADLELLVLESLGGHSAGQVFYFNPYLGILFSGDYLLDAASLSPREREALSVHKSLLTSTNADSTIFSKEMGMLQALMKKTDADLSAKGKRAMVFPGHGDFYGVEQAGW, encoded by the coding sequence ATGGAACCCGTGAATTCCGGCGCCCCGTGCGCCTTGTCCAGGCACGGCGGTTCCTGGAACGCGTCCCTGGCCGTCGATCTCGCCGACAGGCCCGGCGCCTTGTCCGATCTCGCTTCCCTGGCCGGGAGGTTCGGGGTGAACATCGAGCGCCTGCTGTACGACAGGGGCACCCATCCCAATCGCGTGGAACTGGAACTCTCCTGCGAGAGTGCCGTTCTGGCCGCAAAGGTGCTGGACTCCCTGGCCACGCGCGGGCTCCTGGATCCCTTGCCCGGAAAGAGCGGAGAACCTGAACTGATCACGGATGTGGCTGGTGTGCTCAGCTTCAAGGTGGCCCTGGAGAACAGGCCCGGGGCCCTTGCGGCCTTGGCTGGTCATTTCAAGACGCTTGAAGCCAACGTCATCCACATGTCCTACGACATCTCCAAGGACCGCGAGATGGCCGAGGTCTCGGTGGCCACCAGCGGCGCCCGCCAGGTGTCGTCCTTGCTGGGGGAATTGACCAGGGCCGGCTACCACTACCATGTGCTCTGGCGCGGCGGGGACGATTCCGACGTGGACGAGGCCCTGGGGCTTTCGGGAGTGGAGGCGTTCCTGTTCAAGCTCAGGCACGTGCTGCCTTCGGAGCGCATGAACACGCTGGAGGAGCTCTTCAGCACGTCCCAGGCGATCCGCCAGGCCCTGGCCGATTTTCGAAGCGCATCAGGAGTTTCCGGGGAGGCCCTGGCCGCATCCGAGGTTTTTTCCAATATCCTGCGGCTGGCGGCCATGGCCGTGGGAACCACCGGCGAGCGTTTCACCCTGCGCCTGACAGGGCCGGTGCGCGTGACCCTGGGGGTGAGCCTGTACATGATCGCCTGTCCGGAGGGGGCCAACAGCTACCTTCTGTGCCACAAAGACGGGCTGGCCATGCTCGACACCAACTTCGGCGTCTATTTCGAGGACGTCATGGCCTGGCTGGCCTCCCATGGGTTCGATCCCGCGCGCATCGACACGGTGCTGGCCACGCACCCGGACGCGGACCACGCCGGCTGGACCGGACGTCTCCAAACCCGGTACGGGGCCAGGGTGCTCATGCACCCGGAGAGCGCAAGGGTCTTTGCCGAAGAGGACAGAACATTGGGCAGGGGCCCTCTCAAAGAGATCAACGGGCCGTTTACCCGCCTCGTGGTGCGGCTCTCCGATCTCGTTCCTCCCCAAAGGGTTGACGCTTTCGAACCCGCGGGAGGCAATTACGGGGGGTTCCCGGTGATCGGAAAGGTGCGTGTGGCTGATCTTGAGCTGTTGGTCTTGGAAAGCCTCGGAGGGCATTCGGCCGGACAGGTGTTCTACTTCAACCCCTATCTTGGCATCCTGTTCTCCGGCGATTACTTGCTGGACGCGGCCAGCCTGTCGCCACGGGAACGCGAAGCGCTGTCCGTGCACAAATCGCTTCTCACCAGCACCAATGCGGATTCGACCATTTTCAGCAAGGAGATGGGGATGCTGCAGGCGCTCATGAAGAAGACCGACGCTGATCTGTCCGCCAAGGGCAAGCGGGCCATGGTCTTTCCGGGGCACGGCGATTTCTACGGGGTGGAGCAGGCCGGATGGTAG
- a CDS encoding HD domain-containing protein, producing the protein MEIYLVGGAVRDILLGRAVTDRDYLVDHADQAAFTGRYPTARLVGKSFPVFILDGSEYAWPRGGSLEADLLLRDLTINAIALGEGGMLHAHPTAITDLQAGVLRPCSPSSLKDDPVRVFRAARFAAQFPNFSPSPELLAQMRVAAAEGLLHDHAAERVGREVSKALAAPCPSRFFELLERTNCLAPWFGELLACIDVPAGPPEHHDKDVFGHTCEIMDRLAGDPLAVWMALAHDLGKTLTPREVWPSHHGHEKAGVGLAQTLGLRLRLPRSFIDAGMMAAGEHMLVSDYERLRTGTKVDLLLRMEAKRLTTRMFKLAAADSQNQDLALLRRAKRDLRAIRKVKLPDDKRDLGEKSGELLRQLRCEAIAARDPDA; encoded by the coding sequence ATGGAAATATATCTGGTTGGCGGCGCGGTGCGGGACATCCTTCTCGGAAGGGCCGTCACCGACCGCGACTACCTCGTGGACCACGCTGACCAAGCCGCCTTCACAGGGCGGTATCCCACGGCCCGCCTGGTGGGCAAGTCCTTTCCGGTGTTCATCCTCGACGGCAGCGAATATGCTTGGCCACGAGGCGGCTCGCTCGAGGCGGACCTCCTTCTGCGCGATCTCACCATCAATGCCATTGCCCTGGGCGAAGGCGGCATGCTGCACGCGCACCCCACGGCCATCACCGATCTCCAGGCCGGAGTATTGAGGCCCTGCTCTCCATCTTCGCTTAAGGACGACCCGGTGCGAGTGTTTCGCGCGGCCCGGTTCGCGGCCCAATTCCCGAACTTCTCGCCCAGTCCGGAACTTCTGGCCCAGATGCGCGTTGCGGCTGCGGAAGGCCTGCTCCATGATCACGCCGCCGAGCGGGTGGGCCGAGAAGTGTCCAAAGCCCTGGCCGCGCCATGCCCGTCGCGGTTCTTCGAGCTTTTGGAACGCACGAACTGCCTCGCACCCTGGTTCGGAGAATTGCTCGCCTGCATTGATGTCCCTGCGGGACCGCCTGAACACCACGACAAGGACGTGTTCGGCCACACCTGCGAAATTATGGACCGCCTGGCAGGGGACCCGCTCGCCGTCTGGATGGCCCTGGCCCATGACCTGGGCAAGACTCTCACCCCACGTGAAGTCTGGCCCAGCCACCACGGCCACGAGAAGGCAGGCGTGGGATTGGCGCAAACGCTTGGTTTGCGGCTGCGTTTGCCCAGATCGTTCATCGACGCTGGCATGATGGCCGCCGGTGAGCACATGCTGGTGAGTGATTACGAGAGATTGCGCACGGGCACCAAGGTGGACCTGCTTTTGAGGATGGAAGCCAAGAGGCTCACCACAAGGATGTTCAAGCTTGCGGCCGCGGACAGCCAGAACCAGGACCTTGCCCTTCTGCGCCGGGCCAAGCGGGATCTGCGGGCCATCCGCAAGGTGAAGCTGCCTGACGACAAACGCGATCTGGGTGAGAAATCCGGAGAACTGCTCCGCCAGCTCAGGTGCGAAGCGATCGCGGCCCGTGACCCCGATGCATGA
- a CDS encoding pyruvate carboxylase — MAVKTFQDVLKEIQGKKILVANRGITARRVLRSIRERFQAVPVLTATKVDMTSPSVAGAHELILLGEDPRAYLDLDLIIREAKAQRISAIHPGWGFASEDHAFPKKCAEAGIVFVGPTSEAMNLLGNKVAVRNVAKELGIPVVPGSEGAVSVPEAREIASHITFPIMLKAEGGGGGRGIYVVHEPKQLEEAFSKASALALASFGNPRLYVEKYLRSVRHIEIQVIADKHGNVLALDERDCTVQRNHQKLVEITPSPWKGMTTELREKLKDWSEKLIKSVGYYSLATVEFLVEPDGTPYLIEVNTRLQVEHGITECRYGIDLVEEQIAVAFGAKLRYTKNNTKPYNWALQVRINCEDPRAGFTPNAGLITRYISPGGPGVRLDSCISAGYEFPSQYDSAGALLMTYGRSWEKVLGTMDRALREYIVGGVKTTIPFHLQVVKNARFRSGDYDTNFIATAPDLLEYRDVEPEAFRLARLTAEISAKGYNPHVQLGEYRGRQDKRVGRFNPAMPILDHKSWNAPYPRGDRQALLDQIRDSGIVHFVDTTTRDITQSNSGNRFRLAEDALIGPYLDNCGFLSLENGGGAHFHVAMMANMTYPFTEAEQWNCFAPKTCKQLLIRSTNVLGYKPQPKNLMRLTGEMICEHYDIIRCFDFLNHIENMLPFAEVALNSKGNIFQPSISLSWAKGFDVPHYMGVLEDILEMCAKVAGVSKKKVSKIIILCLKDMAGMCPPRFVSAVVSAIRAKYPDLVIDYHRHYTDGLFVPAVGAAAKAGAHIVDVAIGAAVRWYGQGEVLSQAAYIEDELGLKTHLNKEMIRTCGFALKQIMPYYDRYTAPYFQGIDYDVVEHGMPGGATSSSQEGALKQGYIHLLPYMLKFLAGTRRIVRYHDVTPGSQITWNTAFLAVTGAYKRGGERAVRDMLEVLDATSQHQDECITQACKADRLMLYADANDAFRQLLLGKYGKLPLGWPPDWVYESAFGAEWKTAIEQRTTESPLASLKDMDLSAEFESLAKRLQREPTGEEFVMYLNHPGDALKTIEFKTKYGDPNRLPLDVWFEGLEPGQEVFFEDSRGKPHTFTLLDISAPDHQGMSVVRYVLDSEILSHQVKVAEAVGGQTGQEVAMADPSNPYHISAPCNGDLWVMHVSPGDFLKPGQEVFNISVMKQEKSVLSQVEGVVKRVLKNADYFEDKKMVPVKEGELLVELMPVSKVCPGCKEPLATEDFHYCPWCGHGMEYTD, encoded by the coding sequence ATGGCCGTTAAGACCTTTCAGGACGTTCTCAAAGAAATTCAGGGCAAAAAGATACTCGTCGCAAACCGGGGCATAACCGCCCGGCGAGTGCTTCGTTCCATTCGTGAACGCTTCCAGGCCGTACCTGTGCTCACCGCCACCAAGGTGGACATGACCTCCCCGTCCGTGGCCGGGGCGCACGAACTCATCCTTCTGGGCGAGGACCCCAGAGCCTATCTGGATCTGGACCTCATCATCCGCGAGGCCAAGGCCCAGCGCATCTCCGCCATTCACCCGGGCTGGGGGTTCGCCTCCGAGGATCACGCTTTCCCCAAAAAATGCGCCGAAGCCGGGATAGTGTTCGTCGGCCCCACCTCCGAGGCCATGAACCTTTTGGGCAACAAGGTCGCTGTTCGCAACGTGGCCAAGGAACTCGGAATCCCCGTGGTGCCCGGGTCCGAAGGCGCGGTAAGCGTTCCCGAGGCGCGCGAGATCGCAAGCCACATCACTTTCCCCATCATGCTCAAGGCCGAAGGCGGCGGTGGCGGGCGCGGCATCTACGTGGTGCACGAGCCCAAACAGCTGGAGGAGGCTTTCTCCAAGGCCTCGGCCCTGGCCCTGGCCAGCTTCGGCAATCCCCGTCTCTACGTTGAGAAGTACCTGCGCAGCGTGCGCCATATTGAGATTCAGGTCATCGCCGACAAGCACGGCAACGTGCTGGCCCTGGACGAGCGCGACTGCACCGTGCAGCGAAACCACCAGAAGCTCGTGGAGATCACCCCGTCGCCTTGGAAAGGGATGACCACTGAGCTTCGCGAAAAGCTCAAGGACTGGTCCGAAAAGCTCATCAAGAGCGTGGGCTACTACTCGCTGGCCACGGTCGAGTTCCTGGTGGAGCCCGACGGCACTCCCTACCTGATCGAGGTGAACACCCGGCTCCAGGTGGAACACGGGATCACCGAATGCCGCTACGGCATCGACCTGGTGGAGGAGCAGATCGCCGTGGCCTTCGGGGCCAAGCTCCGCTACACCAAGAACAACACCAAGCCCTACAACTGGGCCTTGCAGGTGCGCATCAACTGCGAGGACCCGCGCGCCGGGTTCACCCCCAACGCCGGGCTCATCACCCGCTACATCTCTCCCGGCGGTCCCGGCGTCCGCCTGGACTCGTGCATCTCCGCGGGCTACGAATTCCCCTCCCAGTATGATTCAGCGGGCGCGCTGCTCATGACCTACGGCCGCTCCTGGGAGAAGGTGCTCGGCACCATGGACCGGGCTCTGCGCGAATACATCGTGGGCGGGGTGAAAACCACCATTCCCTTCCATCTGCAGGTGGTGAAAAACGCCCGTTTCCGTTCCGGCGACTACGACACCAACTTCATCGCCACCGCTCCCGACCTGCTCGAATACCGCGACGTGGAGCCAGAGGCCTTCCGCCTTGCCCGGCTCACGGCCGAAATTTCGGCCAAGGGCTACAACCCCCACGTGCAGCTGGGCGAATACCGCGGCCGCCAGGACAAGCGCGTCGGCCGCTTCAACCCGGCCATGCCCATCCTGGACCACAAATCCTGGAACGCCCCGTACCCGCGCGGAGACCGCCAGGCCCTTCTGGACCAGATCCGCGATTCGGGAATCGTGCACTTCGTGGACACCACCACCCGCGACATCACCCAGTCCAACTCCGGCAACCGCTTCCGCCTGGCCGAGGACGCCCTCATAGGGCCCTACCTGGACAACTGCGGGTTCCTTTCCCTGGAGAACGGCGGCGGGGCGCACTTCCACGTGGCCATGATGGCCAACATGACCTACCCGTTCACCGAGGCCGAACAGTGGAACTGCTTCGCGCCCAAAACCTGCAAGCAACTGCTCATCCGCTCCACCAACGTGCTTGGATACAAGCCGCAGCCCAAGAACCTCATGCGCCTGACCGGCGAGATGATCTGCGAACACTACGACATCATCCGCTGCTTCGACTTCTTGAACCACATAGAGAACATGCTCCCCTTCGCGGAGGTGGCGCTCAACTCCAAGGGCAACATCTTCCAGCCCTCCATCTCGCTCTCGTGGGCCAAGGGCTTCGACGTGCCGCATTACATGGGCGTGCTTGAGGACATCCTGGAGATGTGCGCCAAGGTGGCCGGGGTTTCCAAGAAGAAGGTCTCCAAGATCATCATCCTCTGCCTGAAGGACATGGCGGGCATGTGTCCGCCGCGTTTCGTCTCCGCGGTGGTGAGCGCCATCCGCGCCAAGTATCCCGATCTGGTGATCGACTATCACCGCCACTACACCGACGGCCTGTTCGTTCCCGCTGTGGGCGCGGCGGCCAAGGCCGGGGCGCACATCGTGGATGTGGCCATCGGCGCGGCAGTTCGCTGGTACGGCCAGGGCGAGGTGCTCTCCCAGGCCGCCTACATCGAGGACGAACTGGGGCTCAAAACCCACCTGAACAAGGAGATGATCCGCACCTGCGGCTTCGCGCTCAAGCAGATCATGCCCTACTACGACCGCTATACCGCTCCTTACTTCCAAGGCATCGACTACGACGTGGTGGAGCACGGCATGCCCGGCGGGGCCACCAGCTCGAGCCAGGAAGGAGCCCTCAAACAGGGGTACATCCACCTGTTGCCCTACATGCTCAAGTTCCTGGCGGGCACCCGGCGCATCGTGCGCTACCACGACGTGACCCCGGGCTCGCAGATAACCTGGAATACCGCGTTTCTGGCCGTTACCGGCGCATACAAGCGCGGCGGCGAACGCGCGGTGCGCGACATGCTGGAAGTGCTCGACGCAACCAGCCAGCACCAGGACGAGTGCATCACCCAGGCCTGCAAGGCGGACCGGCTCATGCTCTATGCGGACGCCAACGACGCCTTCCGCCAGCTGCTTCTGGGCAAGTACGGCAAGCTGCCCTTGGGGTGGCCGCCGGACTGGGTCTACGAGTCCGCTTTCGGAGCGGAGTGGAAGACCGCCATTGAGCAGCGCACCACGGAATCTCCCCTGGCTTCGCTCAAGGACATGGACCTCTCGGCCGAGTTCGAATCCCTGGCCAAGCGTTTGCAGCGCGAACCAACAGGCGAGGAATTCGTGATGTATCTGAACCATCCTGGCGATGCGCTCAAGACCATCGAGTTCAAGACCAAGTACGGCGACCCCAACCGCCTGCCCTTGGACGTGTGGTTCGAGGGCCTGGAGCCTGGCCAGGAAGTGTTCTTCGAGGACTCGCGCGGCAAGCCGCACACCTTCACCCTGCTCGACATCTCCGCCCCGGACCACCAGGGCATGAGCGTGGTGCGCTACGTGTTGGACTCGGAAATCCTGTCGCATCAGGTCAAGGTGGCCGAAGCCGTGGGCGGCCAGACCGGCCAGGAAGTGGCCATGGCCGATCCCTCGAACCCCTATCACATATCGGCCCCGTGCAACGGCGACCTCTGGGTCATGCACGTGAGCCCAGGCGACTTCTTGAAGCCCGGACAAGAGGTGTTCAACATCTCGGTGATGAAGCAGGAGAAGTCCGTTCTGTCCCAGGTGGAAGGCGTGGTGAAGCGTGTGCTGAAAAACGCCGACTACTTTGAGGACAAGAAGATGGTCCCGGTGAAAGAGGGCGAACTGCTTGTGGAACTCATGCCCGTGAGCAAGGTGTGCCCCGGTTGCAAAGAGCCCCTGGCCACCGAGGACTTCCACTATTGCCCCTGGTGCGGGCATGGAATGGAGTACACGGATTAA